One window from the genome of Pseudonocardia hierapolitana encodes:
- a CDS encoding MFS transporter, which produces MPTGSVLRDAAFVRLWTGTTASGLATWALPFLFGLAVLDGELGATGLGLALAARTVGFLTAVPAAGVLADRYPRRAVVAWSGSAAAVASPIAAAGLGTSTLVLAAAAAVVGAGQGACRPAFQALTAEVVAPEQRQQANAAITIAVRVSVLVAPSAAALLALAVDVRTLVAGTAALWLVAAVLPPRGAADAPPTRGPFLREFADGLAEARRHPWFLAGLAALTAVIATGYSATSVALPLISRDRYGTEAVLAAATTGYAVGALAGAFLVARLRPAAPGRAALGGLALYALAPLSLLLPVPAAVVVAAYVVTGIGIELFNVPWFTATQREVDPRLLARVSSVDFLLSYGLAPLGLALIAPAIAAFGAGPVLLACAVVCLVAPAAAMLVPGTRTFSRSL; this is translated from the coding sequence GTGCCCACCGGCTCGGTCCTGCGTGACGCGGCGTTCGTGCGGTTGTGGACCGGCACCACCGCGTCCGGCCTCGCCACCTGGGCACTGCCGTTCCTCTTCGGGCTCGCCGTCCTGGACGGCGAGCTCGGCGCCACCGGCCTGGGTCTGGCGCTGGCCGCCCGGACCGTCGGGTTCCTCACCGCGGTGCCGGCCGCGGGCGTACTGGCCGACCGGTACCCGCGGCGCGCGGTCGTCGCCTGGTCCGGGAGCGCCGCAGCGGTCGCCAGCCCGATCGCCGCCGCAGGCCTCGGCACGTCGACGCTCGTGCTCGCGGCCGCGGCGGCCGTCGTCGGGGCCGGGCAGGGTGCCTGCCGGCCCGCCTTCCAGGCGCTCACCGCCGAGGTCGTCGCCCCCGAACAGCGCCAGCAGGCCAATGCCGCGATCACCATCGCGGTGCGGGTCAGCGTGCTCGTCGCGCCGTCGGCCGCCGCGCTGCTCGCCCTCGCCGTCGACGTCCGCACGCTCGTCGCGGGCACCGCCGCCCTGTGGCTCGTCGCAGCCGTGCTCCCGCCCAGGGGAGCCGCCGACGCACCGCCCACCCGTGGGCCCTTCCTGCGGGAGTTCGCCGACGGCCTGGCCGAGGCCAGGCGCCATCCCTGGTTCCTCGCCGGCCTGGCCGCCCTGACCGCCGTGATCGCCACCGGCTACTCCGCAACCAGCGTCGCACTCCCCCTGATCTCCCGTGACCGGTACGGCACCGAGGCCGTGCTCGCCGCGGCCACCACCGGGTACGCCGTCGGCGCGCTGGCCGGCGCGTTCCTCGTCGCGCGCCTGCGGCCCGCCGCGCCGGGCCGGGCCGCGCTCGGCGGCCTCGCCCTGTACGCGCTCGCGCCGCTGTCCCTGCTGCTCCCCGTGCCGGCAGCGGTGGTCGTCGCGGCCTACGTCGTGACCGGGATCGGCATCGAGCTGTTCAACGTCCCGTGGTTCACCGCGACGCAGCGCGAGGTGGACCCGCGGCTGCTCGCCCGGGTGTCGAGCGTCGACTTCCTGCTCTCCTACGGGCTCGCCCCGCTCGGGCTGGCTCTCATCGCGCCCGCGATCGCGGCGTTCGGCGCCGGCCCGGTGCTGCTGGCCTGCGCCGTGGTCTGCCTCGTCGCCCCGGCCGCGGCGATGCTCGTGCCGGGCACGCGCACCTTCTCCCGTTCCCTGTGA
- a CDS encoding NADPH-dependent F420 reductase — MRIGIIGAGHMAAVLAAQWLAAGHEVMIGARDAERGKVLAARLGPDVPHGALRDAAGFGDAALLAIWPTDVIPALLAAGAADGSLAGRTLIDCNNPVETGSFTLTTGEVSLAEQIARLAPGSRVVKAFNQCHADVWAMDPPRFDGRPLVVPIAGDDPAGKDLVAGLVRDTGCEPRDVGPLHRARHLEAMAAIVIGFLFGGAPTDTVFNLVTADTPDHDGIRTATARLVDRRA; from the coding sequence ATGAGGATCGGGATCATCGGTGCGGGCCACATGGCAGCCGTGCTGGCTGCGCAGTGGCTGGCCGCCGGGCACGAGGTGATGATCGGCGCCCGCGACGCGGAGCGCGGCAAGGTGCTCGCCGCTCGCCTCGGCCCCGACGTCCCGCACGGCGCGTTGCGCGACGCCGCCGGGTTCGGCGATGCCGCCCTGCTCGCGATCTGGCCGACCGACGTGATCCCCGCGCTGCTCGCCGCCGGGGCCGCGGACGGGTCGCTCGCCGGGCGCACTCTGATCGACTGCAACAACCCGGTGGAGACCGGGAGCTTCACGCTCACCACGGGCGAGGTGTCGCTCGCCGAGCAGATCGCCCGGCTCGCGCCCGGCAGCCGGGTGGTCAAGGCGTTCAACCAGTGCCACGCGGACGTCTGGGCGATGGACCCCCCACGCTTCGACGGGCGGCCGCTGGTCGTCCCGATCGCCGGGGACGACCCCGCCGGGAAGGACCTCGTGGCCGGTCTCGTGCGGGACACGGGGTGCGAGCCGCGCGATGTCGGGCCGCTGCACCGCGCCAGGCACCTCGAGGCGATGGCCGCGATCGTGATCGGTTTCTTGTTCGGCGGCGCGCCCACCGACACCGTGTTCAACCTCGTCACCGCCGATACTCCGGATCATGACGGGATCCGAACCGCGACCGCACGACTGGTCGATCGACGAGCGTGA
- a CDS encoding winged helix-turn-helix transcriptional regulator, producing METDVFLADCPARTTLDLVAGTWPVVVVFALREGPLRYGELLDRIGGISKKVLTQTLRRLEGSGLVRRRAIRSAPPGAEYSLTDLGESLLEPVTVLARWAEQHAEQVAAVRDGVP from the coding sequence GTGGAGACCGACGTCTTCCTGGCGGACTGCCCGGCGCGCACCACGCTCGACCTCGTGGCGGGCACGTGGCCCGTCGTCGTGGTGTTCGCGTTGCGGGAGGGCCCGCTGCGGTACGGGGAGCTGCTGGACCGGATCGGCGGGATATCGAAGAAGGTGCTGACGCAGACGCTGCGCCGGCTCGAGGGCAGCGGGCTCGTGCGGCGGCGGGCGATCCGGTCCGCACCGCCCGGCGCCGAGTACTCCCTCACCGACCTCGGCGAGAGCCTGCTCGAGCCGGTCACGGTGCTGGCCAGGTGGGCCGAGCAGCACGCGGAGCAGGTCGCCGCCGTCCGCGACGGCGTGCCGTAG
- a CDS encoding ABC transporter permease produces MRALRGTLSTVGMLLVASVVVFAMIRSAPGDPVDVQLGESGGVSLSQADEDRIRAERLAELGLDRPLPEQYARWLVRMVSGDWGTSYRTGQPVLDEMLDRLPASLALGAAGFGVAVALAGGLALLASRRPGAPVDQLVRLATLMTVAVPSFLLGTLALQIATGTTGYRIAGPASTDRIWLPALVLGIAITPTMSRVLRASLVAERGRLYAVAALARGASPSRTLLRHVLRPAVGPVMILGGLAFASLVTGSIITEAVFTWPGVGLFAVDAIAAQDYPVVQAYVVLATALVVLVNRGVDLAGRLVDPRQDARAEAVA; encoded by the coding sequence GTGCGCGCACTGCGGGGGACACTGAGCACCGTCGGCATGCTGCTGGTGGCCTCGGTGGTCGTGTTCGCGATGATCCGCTCAGCCCCGGGTGACCCGGTCGACGTGCAGCTCGGTGAGTCCGGCGGCGTCTCGCTGAGCCAGGCCGACGAGGACCGGATCCGCGCCGAACGGCTCGCCGAGCTCGGCCTCGACCGGCCGCTGCCCGAGCAGTACGCACGCTGGCTCGTGCGCATGGTCAGCGGCGACTGGGGCACGTCGTACCGCACCGGCCAGCCGGTGCTCGACGAGATGCTCGACCGGCTGCCCGCGAGCCTCGCGCTGGGCGCAGCGGGCTTCGGCGTGGCCGTGGCGCTCGCAGGCGGACTCGCGCTGCTGGCGAGCCGGCGCCCCGGCGCGCCCGTCGACCAGCTCGTGCGGCTGGCGACCCTGATGACCGTCGCGGTGCCGTCGTTCCTGCTCGGCACGCTCGCCCTGCAGATCGCGACCGGCACCACCGGCTACCGGATCGCCGGGCCGGCGAGCACCGACCGGATCTGGCTGCCCGCGCTCGTCCTCGGCATCGCGATCACCCCGACGATGTCCCGGGTGCTGCGGGCCTCGCTGGTCGCCGAGCGCGGCCGGCTCTACGCGGTGGCCGCGCTGGCCCGCGGCGCGTCGCCGTCCCGCACGTTGCTGCGCCACGTCCTGCGGCCCGCGGTCGGCCCGGTGATGATCCTCGGCGGGCTCGCGTTCGCCTCGCTGGTCACCGGGTCGATCATCACCGAGGCCGTGTTCACGTGGCCGGGCGTCGGGCTGTTCGCCGTGGACGCGATCGCGGCGCAGGACTACCCGGTCGTGCAGGCCTACGTCGTGCTGGCGACCGCCCTCGTCGTGCTGGTCAACCGCGGCGTCGACCTCGCCGGCCGGCTGGTCGACCCCCGCCAGGACGCACGCGCGGAGGCGGTGGCATGA
- a CDS encoding ABC transporter substrate-binding protein has protein sequence MPRFLTLLVFALLVSACASGDRAADGELTLAVAKINATLDPTEALTTSYLRSYGVGESLAKIRPDGTVAPELAESIEQTAPDTWTVVLRDGARFQSGAPVDAEAVRASLEHSAAENELAGDLMEGLTISVLDPRTLTVRSTGPAPFLDYTLSHYELQIHNAATDADFTGPFRVTGFDAERELRLERNPNWWGPPPAVETISVQQVADPEARAQIALAGQADIVDLLPSSAVPELRSADGLTLVGAPAANTVAVYLNPASPVLADQRVRQALAWGVDRAAVAEIAGEGLTEPAPSWLASNPAYPQADQQGFTRYDPDLAGRLLDEAGWVRGPDGRRSKDGVPLAIRLQTWGTEGPTGEVLQAQWDALGADVELSYVDNALVQQARERGDWDAQTAAFTTLGNVPSLFTVQLGRGGSGNYGKYDLPQVAGLVERANTATDDETRTAAVLELNALQAEVVPAIPVHPRPQATAVATRVGGFVAHPLQYENLVQPGITLGG, from the coding sequence GTGCCCCGCTTCCTCACCCTGCTCGTCTTCGCCCTGCTCGTGAGCGCCTGCGCGAGCGGAGACCGGGCCGCGGACGGGGAGCTCACGCTCGCCGTTGCGAAGATCAACGCCACGCTCGACCCCACCGAGGCGCTGACCACGAGCTACCTGCGCTCGTACGGCGTGGGCGAGTCCCTCGCCAAGATCCGGCCCGACGGCACCGTGGCACCCGAGCTGGCCGAGTCGATCGAGCAGACCGCACCCGACACCTGGACGGTGGTGCTCCGCGACGGCGCGCGGTTCCAGAGCGGCGCGCCCGTGGACGCCGAGGCGGTGCGGGCGTCGCTGGAGCACTCCGCCGCCGAGAACGAGCTCGCGGGCGACCTCATGGAAGGCCTGACGATCTCGGTCCTCGACCCGCGCACGCTCACCGTGCGCAGCACGGGACCTGCGCCGTTCCTCGACTACACGCTCTCCCACTACGAGCTGCAGATCCACAACGCCGCGACCGACGCCGACTTCACCGGGCCGTTCCGGGTCACCGGATTCGACGCCGAGCGCGAGCTGCGGCTGGAGCGCAACCCGAACTGGTGGGGGCCGCCCCCCGCGGTCGAGACGATCAGCGTGCAGCAGGTGGCCGATCCGGAGGCGCGGGCGCAGATCGCGCTGGCCGGGCAGGCCGACATCGTCGATCTCCTGCCCAGCTCGGCGGTGCCCGAGCTGCGGTCGGCGGACGGCCTGACGCTCGTCGGCGCCCCCGCGGCCAACACGGTCGCGGTCTACCTGAACCCGGCGTCGCCGGTGCTCGCCGACCAGCGCGTCCGCCAGGCCCTGGCCTGGGGAGTCGACCGCGCGGCGGTGGCGGAGATCGCAGGCGAAGGGCTCACCGAGCCTGCGCCGAGCTGGCTCGCCTCCAACCCCGCCTACCCGCAGGCCGACCAGCAGGGCTTCACCCGCTACGACCCGGATCTCGCCGGTCGACTGCTCGACGAGGCCGGATGGGTCCGCGGGCCGGACGGGCGTCGCTCGAAGGACGGCGTACCGCTGGCGATCCGGCTCCAGACCTGGGGTACCGAGGGGCCCACCGGAGAGGTGCTGCAGGCGCAGTGGGACGCGCTCGGGGCGGACGTCGAGCTGTCCTACGTGGACAACGCGCTGGTGCAGCAGGCGCGGGAGCGCGGCGACTGGGACGCGCAGACCGCGGCGTTCACCACGCTGGGCAACGTGCCGAGCCTGTTCACCGTGCAGCTGGGCCGTGGGGGCTCGGGCAACTACGGCAAGTACGACCTGCCGCAGGTCGCCGGGCTCGTCGAGCGGGCGAACACGGCCACCGACGACGAGACCCGCACCGCCGCCGTGCTGGAGCTCAACGCGCTGCAGGCCGAGGTCGTCCCCGCGATCCCGGTGCACCCGCGCCCGCAGGCCACTGCCGTCGCCACCCGGGTCGGCGGCTTCGTCGCCCACCCGCTGCAGTACGAGAACCTCGTGCAGCCCGGCATCACCCTGGGCGGCTGA